The following are encoded in a window of Myxococcota bacterium genomic DNA:
- a CDS encoding SCP2 sterol-binding domain-containing protein: MAAPLDPARFYGEHIPRQFNAALDAEQERGEAGRRVHAAMRAVNATIQVVVEGTDGGTFFLNIREGQMEAGAGADRPPFLTLLQDRHGFDRLAEETGDSALALLGGLSGITGELKFTRDRIERLREIDGLVRFEVTGEGGFALRTHFGETPVPNAPKTTISVEDADYRALRSGDLDAQEAFMTQRIRVDGDMQAALQLAMAALEDA; the protein is encoded by the coding sequence GTGGCGGCACCGCTCGACCCGGCTCGCTTCTACGGAGAGCACATCCCCCGCCAGTTCAATGCGGCCCTCGATGCCGAGCAGGAGCGCGGGGAAGCCGGTCGCCGGGTGCACGCCGCCATGCGCGCCGTCAACGCCACGATCCAGGTGGTCGTCGAAGGGACCGACGGCGGGACCTTCTTCCTGAACATTCGCGAGGGTCAGATGGAGGCCGGGGCGGGTGCGGACCGGCCTCCGTTCCTCACGTTGCTCCAGGATCGCCACGGGTTCGATCGACTCGCCGAGGAAACCGGGGACTCAGCGCTCGCGCTGCTCGGCGGTCTCTCGGGGATCACAGGCGAGCTCAAATTCACGCGGGACCGGATCGAGCGGCTTCGCGAGATCGACGGGCTCGTTCGCTTCGAGGTGACGGGGGAGGGCGGCTTCGCGCTTCGCACCCACTTCGGTGAAACACCCGTTCCCAACGCGCCGAAGACCACGATCTCGGTCGAAGACGCCGACTATCGGGCGCTGCGCAGCGGCGATCTCGACGCCCAGGAGGCCTTCATGACCCAGCGGATTCGCGTCGATGGCGACATGCAGGCCGCGCTGCAGCTCGCGATGGCGGCTCTCGAAGACGCCTGA
- a CDS encoding urease accessory protein, protein MVGSWLLLGFAMGIRHALEADHIAAVASLSARSAGRRELLRVAGAWGLGHALTLVGLASIWVATGVTVPEHLQPWLEAAAGALLVWLGIDLLRRRFVGPPRLDAHEHRDGTRHVHFHWELPDGAGEAEHPHAERPLGRALLVGAVHGFAGSALLGVLAAQGALPAAAIAYAVLFGLGATAGMLLLSSAVSVPLRWPRVQALAYGRPWQWTLGTLSILIGCWVGGRALWPGVGL, encoded by the coding sequence ATGGTCGGTTCTTGGTTGTTGCTGGGGTTCGCGATGGGCATCCGGCACGCGCTCGAAGCCGATCACATCGCCGCGGTGGCGAGTCTCTCGGCGCGCTCGGCGGGGCGCCGCGAGCTGCTGCGGGTCGCCGGCGCCTGGGGCCTGGGTCACGCGCTGACTCTGGTGGGTCTGGCCAGTATCTGGGTGGCCACGGGCGTGACCGTTCCCGAGCACCTCCAGCCCTGGCTGGAAGCCGCTGCGGGGGCCCTGCTGGTCTGGCTCGGAATCGACCTGCTGCGTCGGCGCTTCGTGGGGCCGCCGCGTCTGGACGCCCACGAGCATCGCGACGGCACGCGGCACGTCCACTTCCACTGGGAGCTTCCCGACGGCGCGGGCGAGGCGGAGCACCCGCATGCGGAGCGCCCGCTGGGTCGCGCGCTGCTCGTCGGAGCGGTCCACGGGTTTGCCGGGTCTGCGCTGCTCGGGGTGTTGGCGGCGCAGGGTGCCTTGCCGGCGGCCGCGATCGCGTACGCCGTGCTCTTCGGTCTCGGCGCCACCGCCGGGATGCTGCTCTTGTCGAGCGCCGTGTCGGTGCCGCTGCGCTGGCCGCGCGTGCAAGCGCTGGCCTACGGCCGTCCCTGGCAGTGGACGCTCGGGACGCTCTCGATCCTGATCGGTTGCTGGGTCGGCGGGCGCGCTCTCTGGCCCGGGGTGGGGCTCTAG